Below is a genomic region from Pseudarthrobacter sulfonivorans.
GCTCGGGATGGTGACCAAGTCCAACCTGATCCTGGGCATGGGCGAGACCCGTGAGGAAATCTCCGAGGCGTTGCGGGACCTGCATGAGGCAGGGTGTGACCTGATCACCATTACCCAGTACCTCCGCCCGAGTGAGCGGCACCTGCCGGTGGACCGCTGGGTCAAGCCGCAGGAGTTCGTGGACCTGCAGGACGAGGCCAACGAGATCGGCTTCCTCGGCGTGATGTCGGGCCCGCTGGTCCGTTCCTCCTACCGTGCCGGCCGGCTCTGGGCCACCGCGATGCGCAAGAAGGGCTGGGAAATCCCCGCCGAACTCGCCCACATCGAGTCCTCCGGCAGCACCCGCCAGGAAGCCAGCTCATTGCTGGCAGCCCACGCCAGCTGACCGCTCCTGTGTTCAGAGCCGAGATCCAGAAAGGACCAAAGATGTTCCCTACAAGAATCGAAATCATCCCCTCAACCGGGATTGTTGACCAGGTCCAGGCGCTGGTTCCGCTGACCACCACGCTGACCATGACGTGCCTGCCGCACCACGGCATCGAGCGGACCATGCGCGCCTCGGTGGAGCTGAGCACGCTCGGCTACACCGTCATCCCGCACCTGGCCGCGCGCAGCATCCACGACCGGGCCGAGCTGACCCGGATCATGCGGGAGTGCGACGGCGCCGGGATCGGCGAGGTGTTTGTGATCGGCGGCGACCGGAAGCAGCCCGCCGGACCGTACGAGTCAGCCCTCCCGCTGCTCGAGGACATCGCCCAGTACACCGGTGGCCGGATGCGGGCAGGCGTGGCAGGCTACCCGGAAGGCCACCCGACGGTGGCGGCCCTGGACCTGATCGACGCCCTGCAGGACAAGCAGCACCTGGCCACGCACGTGGTCGCCCAGATGTGCTTTGACGCCCCCAAAATCCTCGA
It encodes:
- a CDS encoding methylenetetrahydrofolate reductase; its protein translation is MFPTRIEIIPSTGIVDQVQALVPLTTTLTMTCLPHHGIERTMRASVELSTLGYTVIPHLAARSIHDRAELTRIMRECDGAGIGEVFVIGGDRKQPAGPYESALPLLEDIAQYTGGRMRAGVAGYPEGHPTVAALDLIDALQDKQHLATHVVAQMCFDAPKILDYAALLRREGVNLPVWAGVAGSVPRTKLVALASQIGVGSSLKFLSSKGTLARKLLSGDRYSPHTLVAGLESQPGIAGIHLYSFNNLDAVPNEAGLASSPTALQPASIRGAAREY